The Manihot esculenta cultivar AM560-2 chromosome 11, M.esculenta_v8, whole genome shotgun sequence genome includes a region encoding these proteins:
- the LOC122725129 gene encoding uncharacterized protein LOC122725129 has protein sequence MVVQDKESLQWPRPMRAEPNQRDPDKYYQFHRTHGHDTNNCFQLITEIKRLIKMGHLRNFVKKPEGERPRPNPAAQTPRRTGAGPVNDGSSGTINMIVGGTGGRMSRRGKKRGKDGEASSAEVMQVVEHSPMTINFSPEDAQGVQMPHDDALVIEAVIHNYRVKKILVDDGSKVNLLPYRVFQQMGIPEEQLVGDQAPVKGI, from the coding sequence atggtaGTGCAAGATAAGGAGTCCCTTCAGTGGCCCAGGCCCATGAGAGCAGAGCCAAaccagcgagatcctgacaaatactatCAGTTTCATCGTACTcacggccatgacaccaacAACTGTTTCCAGCTGATCACTGAGATCAAAAGGCTGATCAAGATGGGTCACCTACGGAACTTTGTGAAGAAGCCAGAAGGAGAAAGGCCTCGGCCGAATCCTGCGGCCCAAACACCCAGGAGGACGGGAGCGGGACCGGTAAATGATggctccagtgggaccatcaacatgattgtaggAGGAACGGGAGGTCGAATGAGCCGAAGGGGAAAGAAGAGAGGCAAAGATGGGGAAGCCAGCAGCGCCGAAGTCATGCAGGTGGTTGAGCACTCTCCCATGACTATCAActtctctccggaggatgctcagggtgttcagatgcctcatgaCGACGCTCTGGTTATTGAAGCCGTCATCCATAACTACCGGGTGAAGAAGATCTTGGTGGATGACGGGAGCAAGGTGAATCTGCTGCCATACcgggtcttccagcagatgggaattcccgAGGAGCAACTGGTCGGGGACCAGGCCCCAGTGAAAGGGATATAA